A region of the Leptospira venezuelensis genome:
ATAATTCTTTCCGTTCGAATTAAATAGATTAGCCTGAGTCGTTCTTTCTGTATAAGAGAAATTGATTGGTTTATAATTTTCCCTTTCGAAGGAAGATAAGATAGGCCCTCGATCGGTAGTGTCATAGCTAAAATCGTAAGTTTCAATTAGCTGTTCTGAACCGCTCGAATCTTTAGCATACACTTCTATTTTGTCTAGAAGCTTCTTTCTAAAGGCAGCTTTCGTAAGATAGAAGATCTGTTCACGAAAACCACTAGAGCGGTCTTTATATGAAAAAACTATTCTCCCATTCCCTCTAGCATATTTGATTTCTTGAGGAAGAGGTTCATCAGAAATAGTAGTGTCCGAACTGTAAATGATATCATAGCCATTTCCAAAAGAATCTCTAACCTTATCTAAATAGGAAGTAATAGCAGCCCCATTAATTAAGATGATTGATCCGGAACCGTTAGTATCATTTCTCCCATATTCGTAAGTAATTCCGGATTTATCTTGGAAAACCCAAACGTTTCCATCTAATTTAATCTTATAGAAAGATTCCATCTTGGATCGGTACACACCGCTCGTGCTTGTCTCGATCAATTCTCCTAAAAGACTGGAGCTATAACCATCGGTTGCTCCAAAGTGGACCCCTAAATTAGGATTTTTTAAAATTCTCGGAAATCCTCCTAAATTCCAGCCGCTTCCCAAGATAGACTGAGTTCCACTTGCCGTATAATCGATCGTAATCGAAGGAACTAAATCTCCCGCTCCTGGAGGAACTTGGATATTCAGAGAAAAACTGGGTTTTCCTGTTATCCCAATTTGGATATTCGGGAGAGGAAGCGGAATGCTAGTTTCTCCACCGGAAAACACAGACGCGAAATAGTTCAGAATGGGGCGTAACGGATTCCAGGCAATAAAGAAGAAAGAGGCTATTAGAACGAATAAGGTAACTGAATTTTTTTTATTTAGTCGCATATCCAAAACATCCCCACAGGGACATGAACCAAAATTAAGTAGCGTTTAATAAAAGCACGTTACCTGATTCATCAATGTATCTAATGCGAATTCATAAGGCAAATATGTCAAAAGGAATTGAAGAATTAACAAATATTTTCCAATTGAAACGATTGCTACAAGTTTGAAAACGAAATTAAAAATTTATTACTCAGGGAACTTTTCCGGAAGACTGTGGTCCCCACCTTCTGAGGGTAAAAATGATCTTAAACTAATTTTATCCAACCTGGACTAATATAAAGAGTTATAAACCTTCCTTCGCAATATTGTCTAAATACTTTGCCTCGAATTTATATCTAAGATCATCGCGCCAAGTTCGGCTTATTCCCAAATACTTATTCAGTAATCCTGCATTTTTATAATTACCGTAAATAATGTCTTTAATTTCCGCCTTACGCTTTTCAAGCTTCGGACTAATGGAACGCGAATGAGTTACAAAAAGCTTAAATATCCCTTTGACAAGAAGATCCTGCTTATTGAATATATGCACTTTGTTATTATATTTGTCCTTCGCTTTAATAAACCAACGTGAAGCCATCGGATATTTGTCCAAAAGTTTAATATAGTCTTTATTCGAAATCATGATCTTTGGAGGATTAAGCTCTCGCGCCTTTTTGATTGATTTAGTTCGAGTAAATTCGCCATGTTTTTCTAAAATATACTCATATACTTCGGAATATCTTTTAAGTCTCAAGTCTCTTATAGTCCATTTAATAGCGTAAGAATAAAAAATGGGTTTAGGGTATGGCACAAGAGGCAATGATCGAATTTCTTGTTGTATCGACCTCAATTCTTTTTGGAGAGAAAGTAAATACTTTTGCTTCTTCGTTATTTCCGCGCTTTTACTATTTTTCATTTCGAAGAGTTAACCAAATCAATTCCGTACTTAGATCTTAGAACAATTATTTATTAAAATTCCTTAATTATCTAAAGAAAAATAAAAACTGCGAGTATTTGATATATATCAACCCAATCCATACAACAAATAAATGTTTGGTGACCGCATGTGACACCCAATGTCAAAATGGGAATATTAAAAGATAAAATGATCTCGGATATGATCCTTCACGGCTATTCAGATAAATCCATAAAAACCTACACAGATTGCATGACAATTTTCACTCAGCATTTCAAGATCTCTCCCCTTGATATGAATCCGACACACGTATATAATTTCTTCCTTCACTTAAGGAAAACAAAGTTAGCCGAATCATCTATAGTCGTGTACTATAGCGCAATTTTGCTATTTTATACTTTTGCCAATAGAAAATATATGATGAACCTAATTCCGATACCGACGAAAGGAAGAAAAATTGCAACTGTGTTAAACAGAACTGAGATCGCCAGTTTTTTGGAACATTGCATTACACTTAGAGAAAAAGCAATCTATACATTAATATATTCTTCTGGAATCAGATCAGGAGAGTTAGAGAAGCTTAAAGTCAACTGTATAGACTTTGAAAGAAAATCAATCTTTATACAAGCAGGAAAGAACAATTGCGAACGCTATGCGATTCTTTCTGACCAGGCCGCATTCTTACTCCAACAATATATCGTAAGTTATCGTCCGATTTCCCATCTCTTCTATTCGTCAAAAGGCAAGAACTTTTCTATGAGTTTAAGAAGGATTC
Encoded here:
- a CDS encoding tyrosine-type recombinase/integrase, producing the protein MGILKDKMISDMILHGYSDKSIKTYTDCMTIFTQHFKISPLDMNPTHVYNFFLHLRKTKLAESSIVVYYSAILLFYTFANRKYMMNLIPIPTKGRKIATVLNRTEIASFLEHCITLREKAIYTLIYSSGIRSGELEKLKVNCIDFERKSIFIQAGKNNCERYAILSDQAAFLLQQYIVSYRPISHLFYSSKGKNFSMSLRRIQARFKIIASEAGITKNATVHTLRHSFATHLLEDGYSIFYIQKLLGHLSIHSTLIYLHVSPHHLAEIPSPIEKVPIAKMGIFETDSQYDLGISML